In Zingiber officinale cultivar Zhangliang chromosome 3B, Zo_v1.1, whole genome shotgun sequence, a single window of DNA contains:
- the LOC121968504 gene encoding transcription factor bHLH18-like translates to METPWNNWFSDSEISDSGFLQQWEIASSNNNRQDNININQQVVGAAGAAGAAAVGMACDSQNSPQSLHDIVGHSSDHYGSGTKAQETISWNFNLGNNNQMELDHGSCSSSGLMPLDLLPSNPTKHVAFARPKEEQKRELPIQRGMTTTTTLSQAQEHIIAERNRREKLNQKFIALSALIPGLKKADKASVLGDAVRYVKDLQEKVKTQEEQNMERTIESVVFVKKSHVSINDDEGSSSDENNGDKPRLSQLQPFPEIEVKVSRKTVLVRIHCENSKGVLVKVLSEIENMNLIITNNNAMPFLGSSINITVTAQMDVEFSMTVKDIVRKLKSALV, encoded by the exons ATGGAGACTCCCTGGAACAATTGGTTCTCAGATAGT GAAATTAGTGATTCAGGGTTTCTACAGCAGTGGGAAATTGCATCAAGCAACAACAATAGACAagataatataaatattaatCAGCAGGTAGTAGGAGCAGCAGGAGCAGCTGGAGCAGCTGCAGTAGGAATGGCATGTGATAGCCAGAACTCGCCTCAGTCTTTGCATGATATTGTGGGTCACTCATCAGATCATTATGGATCAGGGACTAAAGCTCAGGAGACCATCAGCTGGAACTTTAACCTGGGCAATAATAATCAGATGGAGCTTGATCATGGCTCTTGCTCATCATCAGGGCTAATGCCACTTGACTTGCTGCCTAGTAATCCAACTAAACATGTTGCTTTTGCGAGGCCGAAGGAGGAGCAGAAGCGTGAACTACCTATCCAACGAGGGATGACGACCACCACCACGCTGTCGCAAGCGCAAGAGCATATCATTGCGGAGAGGAATCGGCGCGAGAAGCTGAACCAGAAGTTCATTGCACTCTCTGCATTGATCCCTGGCCTTAAAAAG GCAGATAAAGCTTCCGTTCTTGGAGATGCAGTGCGCTATGTGAAGGACCTCCAAGAAAAAGTGAAAACCCAAGAAGAACAAAACATGGAGAGGACCATCGAGTCTGTGGTCTTCGTCAAGAAGTCTCACGTCTCTATCAACGACGATGAAGGTTCATCATCGGATGAGAACAACGGTGACAAACCACGGTTGTCGCAACTTCAACCTTTCCCCGAGATCGAAGTGAAGGTCTCGAGGAAGACGGTGCTCGTAAGAATCCATTGTGAGAACAGCAAAGGTGTTCTCGTCAAGGTCTTATCGGAGATCGAGAACATGAACCTCATCATAACCAACAACAATGCAATGCCCTTTCTTGGCTCCTCCATCAATATAACAGTGACAGCGCAA ATGGATGTGGAGTTCTCAATGACAGTGAAGGACATTGTGAGGAAGCTGAAATCTGCTTTGGTGTAG